In Phycisphaerae bacterium RAS1, the genomic window TCGAGCGGAAGAGGTGGGCGATGCTACGGTTATGAAAGCGAAGGTGGTTCGCTGCCGCGTTCTGATTATCGCCGCCACGCTGAGCCGCTGCGATTTGTTCCTAGAGTCGAAACAGGACATAGTCCGTCCACACCCCCATCGAGCACATCCGCACGTACACATCGCTGAATCCCACCGAAAACAGGCTCAGCCACGCGAAGCGCATGTGCCTCGCATTGAGGCAGCTCACGCCGCCATACAGCTTCGCCCGCACCGGGTGCCGGGAGAGCTGGTCGATCCCGCCGCCGATCAGGTGCCGCAGCGAGTGGCAGCCGAACGTGTACGACGCGAGCAGCACGACGTTCAGCGCCAGCACCAGCGTGCCGACGCCGACGCCCAGCCGCGCCCTTCCCGTCGCCGCATCGGTGAACCACAGCGCGTGATACACGTCGGTGATCAGAATTACGATGAAGAGGATCGCCAGATACAGGAAGTAGCGGTGCAGGTTCTGAAGAATGAGCGGGAAACTGTTCTCGCCCCAGTACGTGCCTCGCGGCTCGCCGACGGCGCAGCTCGGCGGGTCCATCCAGAACGCCTTGTAATACGCCCCGCGGTAGTAGTAACAGGTGAATCGAAATCCGCCCGGCGCCCAGAGGATCAGCAGCGCCGGCGACACCGCCAGCCATGTCGGCCACCACGTCGGCCGCTGGCCCAGAATCGCGTGGCCGGAGTTGACGCCCGGCGTATCGAAGAGCAGCGGCGAGTAGAAGGGCGAGAGGTAGTGCGCCCCGTTGCCGGCGTAGTGATAGTGGCTGCCCTGAAAGGCGGCCCAGGTCGAGTAGACGATAAACGCGCCCAGGCCCAGCACGGTGAGAACCTGCGGCAGCCACCAGGCGTCGCGGCGCGAGGTCTGCATGAAACGGATTTGCTTGAGCGGGATGCCGAGTTGGCTCATTCAGCGGCTCCGATGGTCTCTGCACGGTGCGAGAAGGGATTCTCGCACCAGCCCTGATTCTCGCACCAGCCCGCTTCTGGGGGACCGGCCTCCGGCCGCTCTTTTTTCGCGCGACCACGTGCGGCTGAGACCGGCCGGAGGCCGGTCCCCCAGGCGCTGAGCGGCCGGTATAGTAGCAATTCCTATGGCACTCAACAGCGGGCCGCTGCGCGATACAAACGAGCTGAGCGAGGCGACGCGAATCGTCGCCGACGTCTTCAACTTCAGCGCGGAGCGCTGCCGGGCGTATTTCGACTCCGCGAGGCACGAGAACATCCGCGTCGTCCGCGATGGTCAGCGCGTCGTCGGCAGCATGGCCAGCCTGCCGGTCGGGCAGTACTTCGGCGGGCGCTCGGTGCCGATGGCCGGCATCGCCGCGGTGGCCATCGCGCCGCCGGACCGCTCGAGCGGCGCGGCGAGCACGATGCTGCGGACGGAACTCGCGCGGCTGAACGCCGTCTCCTGGCCGCTTTCATGCCTCTATCCGGCCACAATCCCGATCTACCGAAAAGCGGGCTACGAGCTGGCGGGAGCGCAGTTCGAGACGCGGCTGGCGGGCAAACAGATCGACGGGCAGGACCGCGCGCTCACCGTGCGCGACTATCAGCCGGGCGACCAGCCGGCGCTCGAGGCGCTCTATCGCGACATGGCGCGGCGAACAAATGGCAACATCGATCGCGACGCGTTCTTCTGGAGCCGCGTCCGATCCTGGCGCGGCGACCCGACGCAGGGATTCGTGATCTGCAGCGGCGGCGCGATCGAGGGATACATCTTCTATCTGAAGCGGCCTGGGGCCGGGCTGTTCACCGGCTACGTGCTGCAGGTCGTCGACCTGGCCTTCTCCACACCGGCGGCGGCTCGTCGCATCCTGTCCTTCCTCGCCGATCATCGCTCGATGGTCGAGACGGTTTTCTGGTTCGGCTCGCCGAATGAAGCGCTGCTGCTGCACACGCGCGAGCAGCCGGCCAAGCCGGCGCTGCGCGATCACTGGATGCTCCGCATCACGCACGTCGCCGCGGCGCTGGAGCAGCGCGGCTACGCGCCCGGTCTCAGCGGCGAGCTGCATCTGGATGTGGCTGACGACGTACTGCCGGACAACGGTGGGCGATTCACGCTGGTCGTGGAAGACGGGCGGGCGGCCGTATCCCGAGGCGGGCGCGGGAGCATGCGCATCGACGTGCGCGGGCTGGCCTCGATGTACTCGGGCTACTACACGCCGCACGAGCTGAAGCTGCGCGGCTACGTCGATGCTGACGACTCATCGATGAGTGTGGCGGCGGCGATGTTCGGCGGCTCGACGCCCTGGATGCGCGATGGCTTCTGACGCGGCGATCGGGATCGACATCGGCGGAACGTCCATCCGCGCCGGGCTGGTGGATCGCGAGGGGCGGATTCTGGCGACTGCTAAATCCCCAACGCCAGCGGGCGGAGAGCCGCGGGCGCTAGCCGAGGCGTTGCGGAAGCTGGCGGCGGAGGTCACGCCGCTGCGCGGCGAGCATGCGATCGGCGTGGCGCTGCCGGGGCTGCGCGACGAATCGGACACGCTGGTTCGGGCCGTCAACCTGCCGAAGCTGGAGGGGACGGCGCTGCCGGCGTTCTTCAAATCCTGCCTGGGTCGCGACGTGCGGATCGAGACGGATGTGATTGCGGCGGGCCTGGCGCAGTGGCGCTGCGCGGCCGAAAAGGACGGAGCGCGCGCCGCGCGGCTCCTGTACCTGTCGCTCGGCACCGGCGTCGGCGGCTGCGTGCTGATCGACGGCCGGCCGCTGCGGCACACGCACGGCGGCGCCGGCAGCCTGGGCCACGTCGTCGTCGATACGGCCGATGACGCGCCGCGTTGCCGCTGCGGCGGCCAGGGGTGCCTCGAGGCGCTGGCCGGCGGCTGGGCGCTTGAAGAGCACGCCACGCCTGAGGCACGGCGGCTGATCGCGCTGCGCACCGCGATCACGAACTTCGCGGCCCTCTTCGCGCCGACGCTTATCCTCCTCGGCGGCGGCGTCATCGAGCGCCGTCGCACCTGGATCGACGCCGTGCGCGCGTTGTTCACTGCGCCGTCGCAAGTGTTGGGTGATCCGATCCCTATGATCGAACCCGCCCCGCTTCCGGCGGATGACGCCGGCGTCATCGGGGCGGCGTGGGAGGGCAGAAGTCAGAAGTAAGAAGTCAGAAGTCAGAACGCGAAGCGCAAGCGAGCGCGTTGGTCGATTTCGGGCGCCATGCCCCCCCCCACCCGCGCGTCATGCGTTGGTCAGAAAGGCAAGTACGCGCTTCCGAGCGTCCAACAGCGATCGCTCGCAGTTGCCAGCAGACGGGTTGATCATGTGCGGTATACCGGGGGCTGCGGTCAAGTCCTGGTGAACGAACATATCGAATGAGTCATTGGCAGCTATGAGGCCGGTATAGCCAGAGAGCAGGGAGTCCCGCAATTCGTCGGCCAGTAGCGAGAGAAGACCTTCTGCTATCAGCCGATCGAACTGCGTGGTACGAAATCGCGTCGGAAACGGCGGATTTGACGTTGCCCGTTTGCATACAGCCAAATTGAAATCCAATTCATCGACAAACGCCTGCAACGGTCCAATATCGGCGGCAGGTACTTTCTCCAGCAAGGAAGGCCGCTCGGCGCATATCTTGAGCCGCTGTTGCTTATGTAGCTGCAGTCCTCCGGTTGGAACTTGCGCCCGCGTGGATGTAGATCATTGTAATGGTGAATCTCGGCGTGACAGTTGAAACAGACAGGGATCGCGTTTTCGATCTTATCAGTCCCGCCTTTCGCTCGCTTCACTATGTGGTCAAGCTCCATCTTGACGCCGCATCGCGCCTGACAAACGCAGCAGCACCGCATGCCTTGTGCGAGCAACTTCGCAGCCTGTTTCCATTTGAAACCACCGCTACGTCCCATCGAGAATCAACCTCGCGCCTACAGAATTGTCGAAGGCGGCGGGTGGGATGGCTGCGGCCGTTGGCAGCCATGCTGTCGCCGGTCCCGGTACGCTCTCACGCCACGACAAATACCGTGCTCGCCAGCAGCCGCGAGCATGCCACACTGAATCCCCAACGGCTAATAGTCGGTGCCGCACTCACCGGTCACAGACCGGTGCCACAGACCACCGGTTGGAAACCGGTGCCACAGAAACGGAAAGCGGCCGACTCGGAGGTCGGCCGCTACGCGCGTCATTCGCTATTCGACATTCGAGATTGGGCACTCGCCGTGCAAACCGGAGGTGTGCACTCCCCGGCCGATGGCGGCCGGGCTACATCAATGCATGTGGCCGGCGTGGCCGCCGGCGTTGTCGTCCTTCTTTTCCTTGATCTCGCTCACGACCGCGTCGGTCGTCAGCAGCAGCCCGGCGACGCTGGCCGCGTTCTGCAATGCGACCCGCTCAACCTTCAGCGGAACAATGACGCCCATCTTCATCAGGTCGCCATACTCATCCGTCAGCGCGTTGTAGCCAAACGTGCCTTTGCCTTCGAGCACCTTCTGACAGACGATCGAGCCGTCCAGGCCGGCGTTTTCGGCGATCATCTTGATCGGGGCGCGCAGCGTGCGGCGGATGATGTCCACGCCGGTCTTCTGGTCGCCTTTGGCTTTCTTGGCGATGGCGTCGAGCGCTTCGTCGCAGCGCAGCACCGACGCGCCGCCGCCGGGGAGAATGCCTTCTTCGACCGCCGCCCGGCAGGCGTGCAGGGCGTCTTCGACGCGGGCCTTCTTTTCCTTCATTTCGACTTCGGTGGCCGCGCCGACGTTGATCTGCGCCACGCCGCCGGAGAGCTTGGCGAGGCGCTCTTCGAGCTTCTCGCGGTCGTAGTCGCTGGTGGTGCGGTCGATTTCGTTCTTGATGGCCTCGATGCGGCCCTTGACGGCCTTCATGTCGCCGGAGCCTTCGATCAGCGTGCAGTTGTCCTTGTCGACAATGACGCGCTTGGCGCGGCCGAGCTGCGACAGGTCTAGCTTTTCAAGCGTGATGCCCAGGTCTTCAAAGACGGGCTGAGCGCCGGTGGTGATCGCAATGTCTTCGAGCATGGCCTTGCGGCGGTCGCCAAAGCCGGGGGCCTTCACCGCGCAGCACTGGAGAATGCCGCGGAGTTTGTTGAGCACGAGCGTGGCGAGGGCTTCGCCTTCGACGTCTTCGCAAATGACCAGCAGCGGTCGGCCGGCCTTGGCGATCTTTTCCAGCAGCGGCAGGAAGTCCTTCACGCCGCCGATTTTCTTCTCGTGGACGAGGATGAACGGATTGTCGAGCACGCACTCCATTGATTCGGGCTTGGTGACGAAGTGGGGAGAGATGTAGCCCTTGTCGAACTGCATGCCTTCGACGAGATCGACCGTCGTCTCGATGCTCTTGCCTTCCTCGACGGTGATGACGCCGTCCTTACCGACCTTGTCCATCGCGTCGGCGATCTTATCGCCGATCTCGCGATCCTGGTTGGCGGCGCACATGCCGACCTGGGCGATGTGCTCCTTGCCCTTGGTGGGGACGGCCAGCTTCTTGAGCTGCTCGACGACCGCCTCAACCGCCAGGTCGATGCCGCGCTTCAGATCCATCGCGCTGGCGCCGGCGGCGAGGTTCTTGAGACCTTCGTCAAAGATGGCTTCGGCGTAAATGGTCGCGGTGGTGGTGCCGTCGCCGGCGTCCTTGGAGGTCTTCTGGGCGACTTCCTTCACCATCTGGGCGCCCATGTTCTCATACGAATCCTCGAGCTCGATCTCCTTGGCGACGGTGACGCCGTCCTTGGTGACCGTGGGCGAGCCGAAGGACTTCTCGATGACGACGTTTCTGCCGCGGGGGCCGAGCGTGACCTTGACGGCCTTGGCGAGCTGACGAACGCCGCGGCGGATGGCCTCGCGGGCTTCCATGTCATAGGCGATTTGCTTTGCAGCCATCGGACTTCTCTCCTAAGCGGCGGGCGCGGCGGCCCGCGAGACGTAGTTGCCGGCGGCAGGCGCTGGCCGGCCGCGACTGTTGGTTTTGAGCACGGATCGAAGGGCCAGGCGGCCGGCGGAAGCGCGGATACGCACTGTGCCCGCATTGGAAGGTACAAGCTGCGTGCCGCGCGACGGGCGTGCGGCGTTTTGTTGGTAAATTGTTGTTTATTGGAGACTTATACGCGGCGCGGCAGATCTCGGCACCGGGTCAGCCCGGGTGCTGCTGTCAACTTGGCAGGCAGAGTGGGCAATGAACGGCTTGTAGCATCGG contains:
- the groL_1 gene encoding 60 kDa chaperonin, with the protein product MAAKQIAYDMEAREAIRRGVRQLAKAVKVTLGPRGRNVVIEKSFGSPTVTKDGVTVAKEIELEDSYENMGAQMVKEVAQKTSKDAGDGTTTATIYAEAIFDEGLKNLAAGASAMDLKRGIDLAVEAVVEQLKKLAVPTKGKEHIAQVGMCAANQDREIGDKIADAMDKVGKDGVITVEEGKSIETTVDLVEGMQFDKGYISPHFVTKPESMECVLDNPFILVHEKKIGGVKDFLPLLEKIAKAGRPLLVICEDVEGEALATLVLNKLRGILQCCAVKAPGFGDRRKAMLEDIAITTGAQPVFEDLGITLEKLDLSQLGRAKRVIVDKDNCTLIEGSGDMKAVKGRIEAIKNEIDRTTSDYDREKLEERLAKLSGGVAQINVGAATEVEMKEKKARVEDALHACRAAVEEGILPGGGASVLRCDEALDAIAKKAKGDQKTGVDIIRRTLRAPIKMIAENAGLDGSIVCQKVLEGKGTFGYNALTDEYGDLMKMGVIVPLKVERVALQNAASVAGLLLTTDAVVSEIKEKKDDNAGGHAGHMH
- the eis gene encoding Enhanced intracellular survival protein; its protein translation is MALNSGPLRDTNELSEATRIVADVFNFSAERCRAYFDSARHENIRVVRDGQRVVGSMASLPVGQYFGGRSVPMAGIAAVAIAPPDRSSGAASTMLRTELARLNAVSWPLSCLYPATIPIYRKAGYELAGAQFETRLAGKQIDGQDRALTVRDYQPGDQPALEALYRDMARRTNGNIDRDAFFWSRVRSWRGDPTQGFVICSGGAIEGYIFYLKRPGAGLFTGYVLQVVDLAFSTPAAARRILSFLADHRSMVETVFWFGSPNEALLLHTREQPAKPALRDHWMLRITHVAAALEQRGYAPGLSGELHLDVADDVLPDNGGRFTLVVEDGRAAVSRGGRGSMRIDVRGLASMYSGYYTPHELKLRGYVDADDSSMSVAAAMFGGSTPWMRDGF
- the nagK gene encoding N-acetyl-D-glucosamine kinase, encoding MASDAAIGIDIGGTSIRAGLVDREGRILATAKSPTPAGGEPRALAEALRKLAAEVTPLRGEHAIGVALPGLRDESDTLVRAVNLPKLEGTALPAFFKSCLGRDVRIETDVIAAGLAQWRCAAEKDGARAARLLYLSLGTGVGGCVLIDGRPLRHTHGGAGSLGHVVVDTADDAPRCRCGGQGCLEALAGGWALEEHATPEARRLIALRTAITNFAALFAPTLILLGGGVIERRRTWIDAVRALFTAPSQVLGDPIPMIEPAPLPADDAGVIGAAWEGRSQK